Proteins co-encoded in one Centropristis striata isolate RG_2023a ecotype Rhode Island chromosome 24, C.striata_1.0, whole genome shotgun sequence genomic window:
- the LOC131962801 gene encoding double-stranded RNA-specific editase 1-like, with the protein MSSCSTDVKENRNLDNLFSKEGVAAEAAQLPNGSAGGGRKRPLEEGNNGHAHSKYKPKKRKKVPGPILPKNALMQLNEIKPGLQYKLLSQTGPVHAPVFVMTVEVNGQLFEGSGPTKKKAKLNAAEKALRSFVQFPNASEAHMAMGRTLSVHTDFTSDQADFPDMLFNAFETSAPVDDPFYLASNSNGSFSSLGIEYPLLPSPVPNLVQAPLPPAPSAFISPTSGKNPVMILNELRPGLKYDFVSESGESHAKNFVMSVTVDAQNFQGSGRNKKLAKARAAQAALFALFNMQLDQAPSRQPIPREGLQLHLPQVLADAVSRLVVDKFSELTDNFTSPHARRKVLAGVVMTTGTDVKEAQVICVSTGTKCINGEYMSDRGLALNDCHAEIVARRSLIRYLYSQLEHFLSNHEEEQQKSIFIRCNNTQGFRLKEHVQFHLYISTSPCGDARIFSPHEAGVEDQGDRHPNRKARGQLRTKIESGEGTIPVRSSNTIQTWDGVLQGERLLTMSCSDKIARWNVLGFQGSLMSYFTEAVYFSSIILGSLYHADHLSRAMYQRITEIEDLPQSFSLNKPLLSGISNAEARQPGKAPNFSVNWTVGDQGLEVINATTGKDDLGRPSRLCKHALYSRWIRLHCKLSPALRIRTVRPSIYHEAKQAAVEYHSAKQALFRAFHKASLGAWVKKPIEQDQFALQHT; encoded by the exons ATGA GTTCATGCAGCACAGATGTTAAGGAAAATCGCAACTTGGACAACCTCTTCTCCAAAGAGGGGGTTGCAGCTGAGGCTGCTCAACTCCCCAATGGGAGTGCTGGGGGTGGGAGGAAACGTCCCTTAGAGGAGGGCAATAACGGGCATGCGCATTCCAAGTACAAGCCCAAGAAGCGTAAGAAAGTCCCCGGGCCCATTCTGCCAAAGAATGCCCTCATGCAGCTGAATGAGATCAAGCCGGGGCTGCAGTACAAACTGCTCTCTCAGACCGGACCCGTCCATGCGCCCGTCTTTGTGATGACTGTGGAGGTCAACGGGCAGCTCTTTGAAGGTTCTGGTCCGACCAAGAAGAAGGCCAAGCTGAACGCAGCGGAGAAGGCCCTGCGGTCCTTCGTACAGTTCCCCAACGCATCTGAAGCCCACATGGCTATGGGCCGGACTCTGTCAGTCCACACGGACTTCACCTCGGACCAGGCGGACTTTCCGGACATGCTCTTTAACGCCTTTGAGACATCCGCTCCAGTAGATGACCCGTTTTACCTCGCATCCAACAGTAACGGTTCCTTCAGCTCATTGGGGATTGAGTACCCATTGCTCCCTTCCCCTGTCCCAAACCTGGTCCAGGCCCCCTTACCTCCTGCCCCCTCCGCCTTCATCTCCCCTACAAGTGGCAAAAATCCAGTCATGATCCTCAACGAGTTGCGGCCGGGTCTCAAGTATGACTTTGTGTCAGAGAGCGGGGAGAGCCACGCCAAGAACTTTGTCATGTCAGTGACAGTGGATGCTCAGAACTTTCAGGGTTCTGGGAGGAACAAGAAGCTGGCCAAAGCCCGGGCTGCCCAGGCTGCTCTCTTTGCTTTGTTTAACATGCAGCTGGATCAGGCTCCATCCAGACAACCGATACCCAGAGAAGGACTGCAGCTTCACCTGCCACAG GTCCTGGCAGACGCCGTCTCCCGCCTCGTCGTTGACAAGTTCAGCGAACTGACGGACAACTTCACGTCGCCGCACGCTCGCCGGAAAGTGTTGGCGGGGGTCGTCATGACAACAG GTACTGATGTGAAGGAGGCTCAGGTGATCTGTGTGTCTACGGGGACAAAGTGCATCAACGGTGAATACATGAGCGATAGAGGTTTGGCCCTCAATGACTGCCATGCTGAGATTGTGGCTCGCCGCTCACTCATCAGGTACCTGTACTCCCAGCTGGAACACTTCCTCAG TAACCATGAAGAGGAGCAACAGAAATCCATTTTTATCAGGTGTAACAACACCCAAGGCTTCAGACTGAAGGAACACGTCCAGTTCCACCTGTACATCAGCACCTCGCCCTGTGGAGATGCCCGTATCTTCTCTCCCCATGAAGCCGGAGTGGAGG ATCAGGGGGACAGACACCCGAACAGAAAAGCACGAGGGCAGCTGCGTACTAAAATAGAGTCCGGTGAAGGAACCATCCCAGTGCGCTCCAGTAACACGATTCAGACATGGGACGGGGTTCTGCAGGGTGAGAGGCTGCTCACCATGTCCTGCAGCGACAAAATAGCCAG GTGGAACGTGCTTGGATTCCAAGGCTCTCTGATGAGCTACTTCACTGAGGccgtctacttctccagcatcATCCTGGGCAGCCTGTACCACGCTGACCACCTCTCCAGAGCCATGTACCAGAGGATTACTGAGATCGAGGACCTGCCACAGTCCTTCAGCCTGAACAAGCCACTGCTCAGTG GTATAAGTAACGCAGAGGCACGCCAGCCAGGAAAAGCACCCAACTTCAGTGTGAATTGGACGGTGGGAGACCAAGGCTTAGAGGTGATCAACGCCACCACAGGGAAAGATGATCTGGGTCGGCCCTCCAGGCTCTGTAAACACGCTCTCTACAGCCGCTGGATACGCCTCCACTGCAAG CTCTCGCCCGCCCTGCGGATCAGAACAGTGAGACCCAGCATTTACCACGAAGCCAAGCAGGCAGCGGTGGAGTACCACTCCGCCAAGCAGGCGCTCTTCAGAGCCTTTCACAAAGCCAGCCTGGGCGCCTGGGTGAAGAAGCCAATAGAGCAGGACCAGTTTGCACTCCAACACACCTGA